One part of the Olleya sp. YS genome encodes these proteins:
- a CDS encoding OmpA family protein, with translation MKRLVLLLTVILPLCFSHNLQAQDDYSPWTASLSTNAINNPVRSLPGDEGRFKTWNWDPAGFKIGLARHIKGNLSFETTISLSGIKQNYVNLDEKFPLISLDGLFKLNLSNSFVVNPYLALGGGYTWLDNVGAGTLNAGVGINVWLTYNFGLTAQSVYKHTFKDYGLKHYQHSVGIIFKFGGTDSDNDGIINEEDQCPNVFGLATLNGCPDKDKDGIADKDDNCPDMPGTLEGCPDTDNDGVPDPYDRCPNVAGEQSNRGCPLPDTDGDGVLDKMDKCPQNKGLSSNNGCPEAKKEPTKMTVSNKPVLIYFELSKAEITEDSQTILDNVAQFMKKSKFKSYEISGHTDNTSSNETNLKLSLERANAVRAYLVDKGVDVTMLITKGFGEEFPIDKTNTEEGRQKNRRVEIIPLQ, from the coding sequence ATGAAACGATTAGTTTTATTACTAACTGTTATTCTCCCGTTATGCTTTTCTCATAATTTACAAGCTCAAGACGATTATTCTCCTTGGACTGCAAGCTTAAGTACCAATGCTATAAACAATCCTGTAAGATCGTTACCTGGTGACGAGGGTCGTTTTAAAACGTGGAATTGGGATCCAGCAGGATTTAAAATTGGTTTAGCAAGACATATAAAAGGTAATTTATCTTTTGAAACCACTATTTCGCTTAGCGGAATTAAACAAAACTATGTTAATCTTGACGAGAAGTTTCCGTTAATTTCTTTAGACGGACTATTTAAATTAAACTTATCTAACAGTTTTGTGGTTAACCCTTACCTTGCTTTAGGTGGTGGTTACACTTGGCTGGATAATGTTGGTGCAGGAACCCTAAATGCAGGTGTTGGTATCAACGTGTGGTTAACGTATAATTTTGGATTGACTGCACAATCTGTTTACAAACATACGTTTAAAGATTATGGATTAAAACATTACCAACACTCGGTTGGAATAATTTTCAAATTTGGAGGCACAGATAGTGATAACGATGGTATTATTAATGAAGAAGACCAATGCCCAAACGTGTTTGGCTTAGCAACTTTAAATGGTTGTCCTGACAAGGATAAAGATGGTATTGCAGATAAAGACGATAACTGTCCTGATATGCCAGGAACTTTAGAGGGTTGTCCAGATACAGATAACGATGGTGTACCAGATCCTTATGACAGATGTCCAAATGTAGCTGGAGAACAATCTAACAGAGGTTGTCCATTACCAGATACAGATGGAGATGGTGTACTAGACAAGATGGATAAGTGCCCACAAAACAAAGGATTAAGTAGTAACAATGGTTGTCCAGAAGCTAAAAAAGAGCCAACAAAAATGACAGTATCTAATAAACCTGTTTTAATATATTTTGAATTAAGTAAAGCTGAAATCACAGAAGACAGTCAAACCATATTGGATAACGTTGCACAGTTTATGAAAAAATCTAAGTTCAAATCTTATGAGATTTCAGGACATACAGACAATACCTCGTCTAACGAGACCAATTTGAAACTGTCTTTAGAACGCGCTAATGCAGTAAGAGCTTATCTTGTGGATAAAGGTGTTGATGTAACCATGTTAATAACCAAAGGGTTTGGAGAAGAATTCCCGATTGACAAAACCAATACAGAGGAAGGTAGACAGAAAAATAGACGTGTAGAAATTATTCCATTGCAATAA
- a CDS encoding DUF2141 domain-containing protein, with product MKTSTTPNQLKSNLLTTLVLFVLSLTLSVAQTDTKVTTEEGQTITVTIDNVKNNTGQVVFALHTKDTWMKGQGVQNTTTTIENNSVTITFTNVQPGTYSIMALHDVNNNNRMDFENGMPQESYGMSNNPMSYGPPQFSEAKFEVTNEDLEFNIRF from the coding sequence ATGAAAACATCAACAACACCAAACCAATTAAAAAGTAACCTATTAACCACTTTAGTTTTATTTGTATTAAGCCTAACACTAAGTGTTGCCCAAACAGATACTAAGGTTACTACCGAAGAGGGGCAGACTATAACAGTGACAATAGACAATGTAAAAAACAATACTGGACAAGTCGTGTTTGCCTTACATACAAAAGACACTTGGATGAAAGGTCAAGGAGTACAAAATACAACCACTACAATTGAAAACAATAGTGTAACAATTACTTTTACAAACGTACAACCAGGTACCTACTCGATTATGGCATTACACGATGTTAATAATAATAACCGCATGGATTTTGAAAACGGTATGCCACAAGAAAGCTATGGTATGTCAAACAATCCTATGAGTTATGGACCACCACAATTCTCTGAAGCTAAATTTGAAGTTACAAACGAAGATTTAGAATTTAACATACGCTTCTAA
- a CDS encoding phospholipase D-like domain-containing protein, protein MNNYFQDIEYHLIKHLSETKERLLIAVAWFTNQTISNALIRLKDVNIDIIVDDNKVNRESTAIIDLQNNAIQISFIKDLQKNYYSMHNKFCVIDNKTVLTGSYNWSKNANTNDENLAFISDKDIATSYNMEFSKIKNKKYKIDRISFSKTEVEQITNLIEKGLVNSLKANRENLETGMFNKWTDRKIKNQIREISERVHNTVKDKVGSIGIYSDLIAKYGIEFNYLATEEEKANSRHKYSKEGIDKIEHYLNIDFQLLKIKAIDKILSKYQELIKTKTAREETRKILEMVNYIIKEKLFINNQLKKD, encoded by the coding sequence TTGAACAATTATTTTCAAGACATCGAATACCATTTAATAAAACACCTTTCGGAAACTAAAGAAAGACTTTTAATTGCTGTGGCTTGGTTTACGAATCAAACTATTTCTAATGCTTTAATTCGACTGAAAGATGTTAACATTGACATTATTGTAGATGATAATAAAGTAAATCGAGAATCAACAGCTATAATAGATTTACAGAATAACGCAATACAAATCTCATTCATTAAAGATTTACAAAAGAACTATTATTCAATGCACAATAAATTCTGTGTAATTGACAATAAAACTGTTTTAACAGGCTCATATAATTGGTCAAAAAACGCAAATACAAACGACGAGAATTTAGCTTTTATTTCTGACAAGGATATTGCTACAAGTTACAATATGGAGTTCAGCAAAATAAAGAACAAAAAATATAAAATAGACAGAATTTCATTTTCAAAAACAGAGGTAGAACAAATAACAAATCTCATTGAAAAGGGACTTGTCAACTCACTTAAAGCAAATCGTGAAAATCTGGAAACTGGAATGTTTAACAAGTGGACTGACAGAAAAATCAAAAACCAAATTCGTGAAATTAGCGAGAGAGTTCATAACACAGTCAAAGACAAAGTAGGTTCAATTGGAATTTATTCAGATTTAATAGCTAAATATGGAATTGAATTTAATTATTTGGCAACCGAAGAGGAAAAAGCCAACTCTCGGCATAAATATTCAAAAGAAGGAATTGATAAAATAGAACACTATTTAAACATTGATTTTCAGTTATTAAAAATCAAAGCTATAGACAAAATCTTATCTAAATATCAGGAATTAATTAAAACAAAAACAGCCAGAGAGGAAACAAGAAAGATATTAGAAATGGTTAATTATATAATAAAAGAGAAGTTATTTATTAATAATCAGTTAAAAAAAGACTGA
- a CDS encoding DNA starvation/stationary phase protection protein — protein MTLNSLGLDIKKTKELADQLNHLLANFQIYYQNLRGIHWNIKGKNFFDLHVKFEELYTDANMKVDLIAERVLTLGETPLHTFGDYIKQAKVPVGHNVSKDENAVALIVTSLTELLKIERHILNASDDANDEGTNAMMSDFITEQEKTVWMMNAWLGESL, from the coding sequence ATGACACTTAATAGTCTTGGATTAGACATCAAAAAAACAAAAGAATTAGCAGATCAATTAAATCACTTACTAGCTAATTTTCAGATATATTATCAGAATTTAAGAGGCATCCATTGGAATATAAAAGGAAAAAACTTTTTTGACTTACATGTTAAGTTTGAAGAGCTGTATACAGATGCTAATATGAAAGTAGATTTAATAGCAGAGCGTGTGTTAACTTTAGGCGAAACCCCTTTACATACCTTTGGAGATTATATTAAACAGGCTAAAGTACCTGTTGGACACAATGTGTCTAAAGACGAAAACGCAGTTGCGTTAATTGTAACCTCGCTAACCGAATTATTAAAAATAGAACGACACATTTTAAACGCATCTGACGATGCCAATGATGAAGGAACCAACGCTATGATGAGCGATTTTATTACTGAACAAGAAAAAACCGTTTGGATGATGAATGCTTGGTTGGGTGAAAGCCTTTAA
- a CDS encoding LysR substrate-binding domain-containing protein gives MTITQLSYVLAVAENQNFTKAAQKCFVTQPTLSMQIQKLEDQLDVLIFDRSKKPIELTEVGKKIVTQARNIVNESYRIQDIVDQEKGYIGGEFKLGIIPTVMPTLLPMFLNNFVKKYPKVKLKIEELTTEEIISRINDGHLDAAIAATPLENETIKERVLYFEPFVAYVPQNHRLRDKKTLEVSDLDIDDMLLLEDGHCFRDGVINLCKAFKHHSDDKFQLESGSIETLVKLSNEGLGMTLLPYLHTLDLNDKAKNNLHYFTEPSPAREVSLIYHKSELKMQIIEALQDVISGVVRGAIAFQNVQIISPISK, from the coding sequence ATGACTATCACACAATTATCATATGTCCTCGCAGTAGCAGAAAACCAGAACTTTACCAAAGCTGCTCAAAAATGCTTTGTGACGCAACCTACGCTAAGTATGCAAATACAGAAATTAGAAGACCAATTAGATGTTTTAATTTTTGACCGAAGTAAAAAACCTATAGAGCTAACCGAAGTTGGTAAAAAAATAGTAACACAAGCTAGAAATATAGTTAACGAATCGTACAGAATACAAGATATTGTAGATCAAGAAAAAGGATACATAGGTGGCGAATTTAAACTAGGGATTATCCCAACCGTTATGCCAACCTTACTCCCAATGTTTTTGAACAATTTTGTAAAAAAATATCCTAAAGTAAAGCTTAAAATAGAAGAGTTAACCACAGAGGAAATTATTTCTAGAATAAACGACGGACATTTAGATGCTGCTATAGCTGCGACACCGTTAGAGAACGAAACTATTAAAGAACGTGTCTTGTACTTTGAGCCTTTTGTGGCTTACGTCCCACAAAACCATAGATTAAGAGATAAAAAGACGTTAGAGGTCTCAGATTTGGATATTGACGACATGTTGTTACTAGAAGATGGACATTGTTTTAGAGATGGTGTGATTAATTTGTGTAAAGCGTTTAAACATCATAGTGATGATAAATTTCAACTAGAAAGCGGAAGTATAGAAACCTTAGTAAAATTATCTAATGAAGGCTTAGGTATGACCTTATTACCTTATTTGCATACTTTAGACTTAAATGATAAAGCCAAAAATAACCTACATTATTTTACAGAACCATCTCCAGCACGAGAAGTGAGTTTAATTTATCATAAAAGTGAACTAAAGATGCAAATTATTGAAGCATTACAAGATGTAATATCTGGTGTGGTAAGAGGCGCAATTGCTTTTCAGAACGTGCAAATAATAAGTCCAATAAGTAAATAA
- a CDS encoding TIGR00266 family protein, with translation MYRKDELPEHNKNAHEIDFEIFGEEMQYVEIELDPDEGVIAEAGSFMMMDDGIKMETIFGDGSKNDTGFLGKVFGAGKRLLTGESLFMTAFYNNLTGKRKVSFASPYPGKIVAIDLLEYGGKFICQKDAFLCAAKGVSVGIEFSKKLGRGLFGGEGFIMQKLEGDGMAFVHAGGTLARKVLHAGDTLRVDTGCIVGFTQEVNYDIEFVGGIKNTVFGGEGLFFAKLKGPGVVYVQSLPFSRLAGRVLQSVPRGGKSKGEGSILGGLGDLLDGDNRF, from the coding sequence ATGTATCGTAAAGACGAATTACCAGAACATAACAAAAATGCTCACGAGATAGATTTTGAGATTTTTGGAGAAGAAATGCAATATGTAGAAATCGAATTAGATCCAGATGAAGGTGTTATTGCTGAAGCAGGAAGCTTTATGATGATGGATGATGGCATTAAAATGGAAACTATTTTTGGAGATGGCTCTAAAAACGATACAGGTTTTTTAGGCAAAGTGTTTGGCGCAGGAAAACGATTGCTAACAGGTGAAAGTTTATTTATGACAGCCTTTTACAATAACCTTACAGGAAAACGTAAGGTGAGTTTTGCATCGCCTTATCCAGGAAAAATTGTTGCTATCGATTTATTAGAGTATGGCGGAAAATTTATTTGCCAAAAAGATGCCTTTTTATGTGCAGCTAAAGGTGTTAGTGTTGGAATTGAATTTAGTAAAAAATTAGGTCGAGGGTTGTTTGGTGGTGAAGGATTTATCATGCAAAAACTAGAAGGAGATGGAATGGCATTTGTACACGCTGGCGGAACATTAGCTAGAAAAGTATTACATGCTGGAGACACCTTAAGAGTAGATACTGGTTGTATTGTTGGATTTACACAAGAGGTTAATTATGACATCGAGTTTGTTGGTGGTATAAAAAATACTGTTTTTGGAGGCGAAGGTTTGTTTTTTGCAAAACTAAAAGGTCCAGGTGTGGTTTACGTGCAATCCTTACCATTTAGTAGATTAGCAGGACGTGTATTACAAAGCGTGCCTAGAGGTGGAAAAAGTAAAGGCGAAGGTAGTATTTTAGGTGGATTAGGCGATTTATTGGATGGTGACAACAGATTTTAA
- a CDS encoding DUF4442 domain-containing protein: MKISPSKLNAFTMLKLPSAYFCGVRTKVLNDQQCITTVKHRWINQNPFNSMFWAVQGMAAEFATGAMMMMKIKSSGKKVSMLVTSNNATFTKKATGRITFVCDDGHKVDQALAAAIKTGDGQTVTMQSIGTNQEGLVVSTFNFEWSIKVKG, from the coding sequence ATGAAGATATCTCCCAGTAAACTCAACGCATTTACAATGCTTAAATTACCATCTGCTTACTTTTGTGGTGTTCGCACTAAAGTGCTTAACGACCAGCAATGTATTACTACTGTAAAGCATAGGTGGATAAATCAAAATCCGTTTAATTCTATGTTTTGGGCTGTTCAAGGGATGGCAGCAGAGTTTGCAACTGGAGCTATGATGATGATGAAAATTAAATCCTCTGGTAAAAAAGTATCTATGTTAGTCACCTCTAACAACGCCACGTTTACTAAAAAAGCAACTGGACGAATCACTTTTGTGTGTGATGATGGTCACAAGGTAGACCAAGCACTAGCTGCAGCCATTAAAACTGGAGACGGTCAAACGGTGACTATGCAATCCATTGGAACCAACCAAGAAGGATTAGTTGTGTCCACGTTTAATTTTGAATGGTCTATTAAAGTTAAAGGGTAG
- a CDS encoding DUF4870 domain-containing protein: MVTNHHKNLATCIHLSTFSRFIIPFGNIIAPIILWITNKDKSDFIDTHGKQAINFQFSVLLYALIIGLACIPFFAFNVFSHFDILDFQAFEGIRINISKPSPLFYIGGGLGLLAVIGFILEIIFIINASLKAKDGENYNYPLTIHFIK; this comes from the coding sequence ATGGTTACCAATCATCATAAAAACCTAGCCACTTGTATTCATTTATCGACATTTTCTCGATTTATAATTCCATTTGGAAATATTATAGCGCCAATTATATTATGGATTACTAATAAAGATAAATCAGATTTTATAGATACACATGGTAAGCAAGCTATTAATTTTCAATTTAGTGTATTGCTATATGCACTAATTATTGGTTTGGCTTGTATTCCGTTTTTTGCTTTTAATGTATTTAGTCATTTTGACATCTTAGATTTTCAAGCGTTTGAAGGAATAAGAATTAATATTAGCAAACCCTCTCCTCTATTTTATATTGGAGGAGGATTAGGTCTTTTAGCTGTTATTGGATTTATATTGGAAATCATTTTTATTATTAATGCAAGCTTAAAAGCTAAAGATGGAGAGAATTACAACTATCCATTAACCATACATTTTATAAAATAA
- a CDS encoding DUF4440 domain-containing protein has protein sequence MKHSLLILVLLFSVFALSQVDKDSELYKKLAINDSMLFTEGLNKCNPKLMAKYIHSDFEFYHDKGGINKGKDQFIIGLEQQCAGEGLGNKRYLVAGSLVVYPLYNKGELYGAIQHGEHNFGDSTPKFTHLWLLENNEWKISRVLSYDH, from the coding sequence ATGAAACATTCACTATTAATATTAGTCCTATTATTTTCAGTTTTTGCTTTAAGCCAAGTAGATAAAGATTCAGAATTATATAAAAAATTAGCTATAAATGATAGTATGTTATTTACAGAAGGATTAAATAAATGTAATCCAAAATTAATGGCTAAATACATACACTCTGACTTTGAATTTTACCATGACAAAGGTGGAATCAATAAAGGTAAAGACCAATTTATAATTGGTTTAGAACAACAATGTGCTGGAGAAGGCTTAGGTAACAAACGTTATTTAGTAGCTGGATCTTTAGTTGTTTATCCTCTTTATAACAAAGGTGAACTTTATGGCGCAATACAACATGGAGAACATAATTTTGGAGATAGTACACCAAAATTTACCCACTTATGGCTCCTTGAGAATAACGAGTGGAAAATAAGTAGGGTTTTAAGTTACGACCATTAA
- a CDS encoding PadR family transcriptional regulator, translated as MKIENTKAQMRKGVLEYCILSVLKDEDAYVAEILGTLKDAKLLVVEGTIYPLLTRLKNAGLLNYRWEESTSGPPRKYYGLTETGHLFLKELTTTWDELQNAVNIVTSIKSTKK; from the coding sequence ATGAAGATAGAAAACACAAAAGCACAAATGCGTAAAGGCGTTTTAGAATACTGCATTTTGTCTGTTTTAAAAGACGAAGACGCTTACGTTGCAGAAATTTTAGGTACGCTAAAGGACGCAAAGTTGTTGGTAGTAGAAGGAACCATTTATCCTTTATTAACTCGACTAAAGAATGCTGGATTACTCAATTATCGTTGGGAAGAATCTACTTCTGGACCACCACGTAAATATTACGGATTAACAGAAACAGGTCACCTATTTTTAAAGGAATTAACCACGACTTGGGACGAATTACAAAACGCAGTAAACATAGTAACATCAATTAAATCAACTAAAAAATGA